From the Chitinispirillales bacterium ANBcel5 genome, the window CCCGGTTTGATGGCTGAGAACCACCCGTCCTGGTCCACTAGACGATAGCGGCAAAACTTTTCTAACAACAAAAAAATGGCTGGGGTGCAAGGATTCGAACCTCGATAGCTGGAACCAGAATCCAGAGTCCTGCCATTGGACGACACCCCAGTTAATTTTGACCTATAAAATATATCTATGGACCATTACAGGCAAGAAAAAACCAACAAAAATGATGTACATAAATGAGGATAGTTATAGCACCGGAACAGCTGTATTAGTTACGTTCGGGTAAAAAGATCTGCACATTATTTATGAATCGCTTTTTTTGACGCCCAGCTCATTGAGCAGCTTATCTGCAAATGAATCCATAAACTCTTCAGAATCATAGAATCCATTCTCAATTTTCTCTCTGACCTCGGCAATCTTTTCAGCCCGCACCTCGGGTTGAGAGGAGAGAGTCGCTGCGATAGTTTCCATCTGTGCTTTAGTTTCACTGAGCCTTTGTCCCTTTGCCGAAATTGTTGGGCTGTCGGGATTCGTTTTGACTTTTTCTCTTTGTTTCTCCGTTTTCCGAGAATCTTCAACTTTTTTAAACTCAGCCCCTAAAGATTGAGATGCCGCACTAATACGCATTTAAATCACCACCTTTCTATCATCCCTAATAGCTTTATCGGCAGTTTGGACCAATACTTTATAGAAAAATAAAAAGTCTTCCGCCCTTAATCTGTTTTTACCCAATTACACCTATCATATCGAACATTGGCAGATACATTGAAACCAAAATTCCACCTATGACAGCACCCATAACCACAATCATAATTGGCTCAATTACAGAGGTTAATGCTTCAACTGCTGCGTCTACCTCTTCTTCATAGAACTGTGAAACTTTCATCAACATCTCCGAAAGGTCTCCGGTTTTTTCCCCCACGGAAATCATGTGTATAACCATAGGAGGGAAAACACCGGTTTCCTTTAAAGGTTCAGCGATGGTGTGTCCTCCTGTGATTCGCTCCAGAGTCTTTTTAATACCAAGTTCAAGAACTCTGTTGCCGGATGTTTTTGCGGTAATAGAGAGTGCATCGATAATGGTTACTCCACTGGAGAGCAGAGTTGAAAGCGTTTGTGAGAATCTGCCTACAGCGCTTTTACGTTCCAGATCACCAAGGATGGGTAATTTCAGTTTTACCGCATCAATTCGCAGCCTGCCATCTTCGGTTTTGTAGTAGTACATCAATCCCACAACCAACCCGATAATTCCCAGTATCATAAAGATAATGTAGCTTTGCAAAAATTCAGAAATACTCATAACAATTTGTGTTGGTAGCGGCAGTTCACCTCCCATATCTACAAACATCTGTGCAAATGTTGGTACCACCCAGGTAAGCATAGCCGCAGTTGCTCCAACAGCCACGACAAGAACAATAATAGGGTAGGTCATAGCTCCTTTAATCTTTCTTCTCAAAG encodes:
- a CDS encoding flagellar biosynthesis anti-sigma factor FlgM, with the protein product MRISAASQSLGAEFKKVEDSRKTEKQREKVKTNPDSPTISAKGQRLSETKAQMETIAATLSSQPEVRAEKIAEVREKIENGFYDSEEFMDSFADKLLNELGVKKSDS
- a CDS encoding type II secretion system F family protein; protein product: MANYIYVGVTNTGAQVRGEVQAGSKEEVISLLRKKRLRPVSVKAKGANISLNISSIKLKDISRFTRQFSAMTSAGLPLVQCLDILASQTENKLLAQIIKQVSGDIQGGNTLADAMSKHPKAFNSLYCNMVASGEASGNLDSVLNRLADYQEKAEALRRKIKGAMTYPIIVLVVAVGATAAMLTWVVPTFAQMFVDMGGELPLPTQIVMSISEFLQSYIIFMILGIIGLVVGLMYYYKTEDGRLRIDAVKLKLPILGDLERKSAVGRFSQTLSTLLSSGVTIIDALSITAKTSGNRVLELGIKKTLERITGGHTIAEPLKETGVFPPMVIHMISVGEKTGDLSEMLMKVSQFYEEEVDAAVEALTSVIEPIMIVVMGAVIGGILVSMYLPMFDMIGVIG